TTCTCCATGATGATCGCGGGGTCCCCGAAGTACAGCCGCGCCTCCTCCTGCGCCTGCCCGAAGGCCCCTCTCAACTCCTCCTGGGTCCGCACGACCTTCTGCCCGCGCCCGCCGCCGCCCGCCGACGCCTTGAGCAGCACCGGGTAGCCGATCTGCTTGGCGGCGAGCAGGGCCGCGTCCACGTCGTCGAGCACGCCCGTCCCAGGCACGACGGGCACGTTGGACTGCGCCGCGATCTCGCGCCCGCCCGCCTTGGAGCCCAGCGCGCGCATCGACTCCGGCGTCGGCCCGATGAAGACGATGCCGTGCTCGCGGCACATCTCGGCGAAGTCGGGGTTCTCGGCCATGAAGCCGTAGCCGGGGTGGATCGCCTCGGCGCCCGTCATCATCGCCGCCGAGAGGATGTTGGGGATGTTGAGGTAGGAGGCGTTCGACGCGGGCGGCCCCACGCACACGGCCTCGTCGGCGATGAGGACCGGCAGGCTCTTCTCGTCGGCGGTGGAGTGGACCACGACCGTCTTCACGCCCATCTCGCGCGCGGTGCGGATCACGCGCAGGGCGATCTCGCCGCGGTTGGCGATCAGAATTTTCTTAAACATGGCTTTCGGACCTCCGCTTTCAGCCCTCAGCCCTCAGCCTTCTGCGGGTGCTTCAGCTTGCGCTGCTGACCGCTGCCGGCTGACGGCTGACCGCTCACTCGATGACGAACAGCGTCTGCCCGTACTCCACCGGCTCGGCGTTTTTCACCAGAATCTCGCGCACGGTGCCGCCGAGTTCGGCCTCGATCTCGTTCATCAGCTTCATCGCCTCGATGATGCACAGCACCTGTCCGGCCTGCACGGTGTCGCCGACCTTCACGAAGGCGGGCGCGTCCGGGCTGCTCGCCGCGTAGAAGGTGCCCACGATGGGGGCCTTGACGGGCGTTCCCGCGCTGCGGGCGGGGGTGCTGGGGGCCGGGGCGGCGGGCTCGGGGGTCGGCGCGGCAACCGGGGCAGGCGTCTGAGCCGAGGCCGGTGGGATCGCCGGGGCGCTCGTAGCCGCCGGAGCGGGCTGGGAGGCTGGGACCGGGGCAGACGGGGCGCCGCCGCCTAGGCCGCCGCTCGTCGCGGAAGTGCCGCCCCCCATCGCCACGGGGCCGCGCTT
The DNA window shown above is from Deinococcus planocerae and carries:
- the accB gene encoding acetyl-CoA carboxylase biotin carboxyl carrier protein, encoding MNPDDLKKILDALSAADVREFSLQTGSYTLDLKRGPVAMGGGTSATSGGLGGGAPSAPVPASQPAPAATSAPAIPPASAQTPAPVAAPTPEPAAPAPSTPARSAGTPVKAPIVGTFYAASSPDAPAFVKVGDTVQAGQVLCIIEAMKLMNEIEAELGGTVREILVKNAEPVEYGQTLFVIE